The stretch of DNA AGTTGACCTATTTTTTTTAGCACTCTTGGACTTTACATATTCCTAATTTGTCATGCTTCTTGTTATTGTTTTGGGATTGTCATAAATGTGCTTCTTAGAACTTCTTATTTCCCTCaagtttattttgtttgttttgttctttcCTCCATCTAGATTATAATTTGCTTGAGGAAGTGAAGAGGGTGTCTGAAGCTGCTTCGAGAATGAGATCTAAGTTAGGCATGTCTACAAATTTTAGGTTACCTCATCACCTCAAAAGCCTACAAAATGCTGCTCGAAGCCGAAGAACTAAACTACGGTTTCTCCCTAATGGAATgtcaaaaagagagaaaaatcaGTCTCAATATGACTATAGGTATTTTTATCTTTCACGACAAACATTTGTTGTTATAGGAGGATGGTACATGCATAATATAAACTTCTTTCTTTTGTACTTAACTCATTATTGTTGCCTAGTTTATTTTTGTGTATACGATGATATGTAATCTACAAAGTGGCTGTGTGCAGTTTAGATTTATTAAAGTTTTTATCGAGTTGTGTCATATTCTTAATGCATTGATGCCAGAGTGAGATATAGATTAGAACAGTGTTATCACACATTGGCGTCATAGACTTATAGCATagcgaaatttgaacaaattgctatAGTTCCGCGATATGTTATTTTGTAAAGTGTTTTGAAATAGTCGCTATTGCGGTGCTATAATGTTGCAGCATATTGGAATTTAAACATACCACTATTTTCTGCTATCCTCAATTGACAACACTAGACTGTAAGAATGTTTCATATTTAGATTATTGAGGTGGAAgcttttatttcaaataaattaccAATATGTTTATCTTATGATTTCAGGAAGAAGACTATACATTGGACAATAGAATGGCGTTTTCACTCAACAAATGTTGTTTTACACGATCACAGGTAAGCCACTTATATGATATCTCTGATTTGGATTTAGATGTTGCACCTTATCTTCTTATTGCATGCTTAAGAGATTAGAATTTTGAAAGGATTATTACACATTTCTTTCAGAGTTGatgaaaatacaaatttttgCTCCATTCTAGAGAAGCACCTCAAACCTGGTCCTTGGAATCATCCACTAAAGGAATTTTGTGATGACCAACTAGATTGTCTCAAGCTCTTCATCCGTAAATACCCGAAGGTGGTTTTCTTTACCTTTTATTTGGTTGAGATCCAGTATAAAAGTTGGCAGATGAAAACTTCTAAAAGTGATTTTTCCCAAAAACAAAGCTGCAACAAATTAGCCCTATATCAATGATTActttattttagttataaatTTCATCTTGTTATACAGGGTCCCAAGTCACCTTTCAAAGAGTTGGATATGAAAGCACCAATCAAACAACAATTGGAAAATGTAGTTATTTTGGAGTACcctgttgtttttgttttcttgccGTCTCACAGTATCGATTTTGAAGTTATTAAGGCTGTCAATCCTAGTATACCTAAATCACCTCCAAACGATAGTGAAATTATCCCAATTCCGGAAGGCTTATCATTTAGGGAAGAGGTGATTGAAGATGACAACAACTCCGATGATCCTAAGGTTTTTGATCTCATGAAGCAAGTGGAGTCAAGTTCAGCACATCAAGTGCATACCGAAAATAATAATTCTGATGAAGTACTAAACGATTCATTGGATATATCGGTGTTTGAAGGAGATGTTGAGGGTAACCTTTCACCGTCTTCTCTGCTAGACAGGGAACTAAATTTGTTTGAAGATGGGACATTAGCCTTTGATCAAGATTTTATGGATGATACCTTTGCTGATCTTATGCGTCACCTGAGTTCCGAGGAATTCCTCGATTTTGATAGTGTATTTGCCAATAATGATGAAAACGATATAGGTTTGTTGGCCCCCATTGAGGAGTTCCCTGTACCAGAGGAATTGGAGGAAGGAGAAATTCAAGAGTGATTGGCCACCATTGAAGAGTTATAGCTACTTTTGTTGAAGAATTGATGATAAAACGAGAGTGGTTTCTGTAAAGACCAAGTTGTTGCTCATAGAGTCATAGTCACTTCAGGTCAAATTTTggcattgaattattttgtttttgtttgtttacatAGTTTTTAAGAGCAATTGATTACAATTTCATGGATCTCAAGCTTTGTCTTTTACTGCCCTAGGCAAGTTAAACAttgtattattaatttattataattttaatggaTGCATCCATATTTTGCCAATTCAATTTGctgtatttgtttgtttcaaattCAGTTACATCTAACACCTTTCAAAGAAGCATGTCTGCATCCTTAATTTGATTGAGTTCTAAACTTGTCAGTGTGTGGATTGTGTACATGAAATAGTTGTAGTTTTTCCATAGATGATCTTTGCTGTTTatgacaaattttttaataaatattctGCTTGCGCAAATTggaaaataaaagacaaaagatcaaaataaaaaatgcaccagccgggaatcgaacccgggtctGTACCGTGGCAGGGTACTATTCTACCACTAGACCACTGGTGCCTGATGAGAACAAATTGCAAGTGCTATTGTACatataatttaattcaatttcaaacaaagatAGGAAGTTATGCAAAAAGGGAAGACATATCAACCTGATTATGGAAAATCAAAAGATATAAAAGGATAAGATCACATATATGGACATCTATGGAAGTTGAATTTCAATTTCATACAGCAGGTTAATTAAACAAACCTCAAATGGACTGCTATATATCAGAGCACAGAGGCTTAATTTCATACAATGTAGTAGACTCACATCTTTTGTTGGCcaacaaaattacaaaattagtcaACTTCATACAAGGCTTTTGAATGAATATCATCTAAAATTACCATCAGGGCATATATATAAAGCTTCATACATCAGCAGCTAACTAAATACAGTATAATAAAAAAGAGAATACAAGACACTTCCACTAAATTCATATAATATGTGGAAAATAATTCTCTAACTTTAGTTGGACTCCCTACTTGTGTTGTGACTATAACTCTATAAgcaaaaagagagaaaatgcAAAGATGTGGATAAATTATGGAGGGAAAAGATAATAAGAGATATATAGAGAAAGACATCTACCTTTTCCACcttaaaatactccctccgtccttaattataagcaaatgttactttttagatacattgaatgaCTAATGTATCTACTCCACTTTTTAGAttagatacatcagttattcaatgtatctaaaaaatgacatttgcttataattaagatcGGAGGGAGTAGATAATTTCAACCCGACAATATGTATATCAATCAGATCATCATTGCCTATAGTCTGACACATAAAAATGTTAGGTCATGACCATTTTTTACTAGAACaactaaatcatttttttttatcattagatAAGGTTATTGcaattaataaaatcaaaggttaaatatatttttgctcaTTCTAAATATACTAACTTGTTATCTTAGTCCTTTTGAAAAATTCCTTTAACTTTGGCCCTCTAAATTTTCTATTACAAATTGTAGTCTATATGCTTTTTAACAAAAGTTAACTTTATAGATTTTAAGTGACATTTTTTATGACATGGCATTGTCAAAACCTAAAAATATCATTAACtttacaacaaaaaatttaGAAGAGCCAAAGTTTCATGAAATTTTTCaaaaggattaaaaatgaaagttgCTATATTTAAAGGATCATAAATTGTCCACACACAATAATAAGTCTCTATCTTTTACTATACAACCTAAATGAACATTCACATTTTTTGAATCTCGTATCTTCTCGTGTCAACAACTTCTTTTTGGTTTCTTTGTACATATCACcctttcacaaaaaaaaaaagaaatttttcttTGACAAGAACCATGATCAGAGTAGGAAATCCTATTTTTTCTGCATCACAACGAACTCAATCAATCAAATCATCTAAAAAAGTATCTTCTAGTAGATAGCGAATAAAAGATAActtccaataattttttttatattttttttgacaaaataattttttatatcaaataGCCTAGTGATTAGAATAACTTCTGATAATTTTTATCGGTGACATTTTTGGAATTTCGGGGCTCAAATCCTTATTGTTTTGGTCCAGCTAAAGAAGTAAGGCCCATTCCAACTGAAAGCCCAATCACGCACCCCAAAATTTGGTTAATCCCAAAACTGCAACAcacaaaaccctaaacccttcATTTCGCTATTCTCATTCTCCTCCGATCCAATCTCATCGTCAATGGCTTCAGCGTGCACCAGAATCGCTCAAAGAGCATCAATTTCATCCATAAAATCAGCAATCAAATCGAACATTCGCGCTTCATCTTTTCCCAAACCAACCACCGCCACCACTTCTTCTCCGCTTCGCCGATCATTTACTTCCAGGATTGCGCCGGAACTTGGATGCGTTCAGTCGTTGTTGCCGTTACACAGTGCAGTTGCGGTGGCTAGAATGACTTCAAGACTCAGCATAACTTCGAGGAACTGTCGTTCGCTTTCTCAGGGTACACTCTGCTGCACCTCTCCCGGACTCTAAtactttgtttttcaaaattattcacACACTGTGAGTTGCTTTCTTGCTTATTAGATTCAACTCTTTCTGTGATGTTTTCGTCgatttttttgttaacaaaaaggaaaataaaaattaaaattagtctATTTGTTTGTTGAATTCTGCATTGCTATATCTCTTACCTTGTCATGTTTGCGCGACGTTTGTCCTCTTGATGCTGTTGTTTTGCATTGTATGAAGTGTTATTAGTAGTTACATAAAATCAGTATAACTAACATacgaaaaaaaagaaatttgaataaaatgtggGTGCAGGAAAGATGtggggatttttttttgttataaattcgggttatgtttggataaacaacttaattaagcccTTATAGCTTAGTGGTTAGTGGTTATTTATAtaagaaagataaaataaagtaaaccggtttttatataagctattgtggaaagcttatggaaataagttgaaaacaactcaTGGACATGTCACTAGTTGTTTTCTttgtcatgaagtttaacaagtgcttatgtcagCCAATAGtagataaatttaaataagtcaatccaaacaggcctaGGTCCGTTGTTTGCTTAGTAAGTAACATTACAGTTTGTTTTTGGAATTCGGTGACTTGCCTTACCTTTCACCTGTAGACTATGTTAAGCCGATGGAAACTTCATTGATTTATATCATAATCTCAATGGGTCTACCCGAGGATATTTCAAAAAAGCATAAGAGTGTTTCTGACACTTGACAGCCTCTTATGGTCTTGTAGCCAGCCTCGCTGAGTGTTTAGAGTTACGGCATAATTTGGGGCACGAGCAAGTTGGTTTTTTAGGGAAAAAGTAAAACTATTTGGAGGCCTTGAGTGCAAACTCAAAGACTTAAAGTTCTCTAATAGGGAATTTTGATGTCAACTAACTGTAAAATTTGGTTCCTGCAGGCACATAGTTAATTGGGAGTATGCGGGACCAGCCAGTTAAGGCCTACTGCTTCATTATcaagtatgaaaaaaattagtattCTTTCaagttttaatatttaatttagtaatCTCTTTGGCAATATTAAAATGAAGGTTCCTTTTCTGTTATCTGAAGAAAAAATTCTTTTGGTGGCTTAACCAGTTATTTGGAATTGAATAGATTTTCGATAGGATAGTGGGttatcttttcttttgtttgagaAATAAAAAGAGGGAGGAACAGTAAGGGAAATGAAATCGATGAAGTTACCGTATGTGCAACCTAAATACCTAATGTTGTTAAATTATATGTTTACTGGTGCGGTATGGAGACGGTGCCCTATACAGGGCCATGGTGAGAATAGCTCTGAAATCAACTTAAAAAGTAGAAAAAGGTGGATATAACAGCACTGATCCATTtcaaacccaaaaaagtggTAATAATCCAATTCACTAACTCACCACATATCTCTAACTCACACTTCTTTGCCATCTCTCACCCCGTGCTTCCCTTCCGCCTCTCACTAGTGCATCTTTTATTGATGGCccatttgttttcaaggcataTACTATCTCTGGGGAACTGTGTTTTCTCTTCCTTTTTCGCTGTCCTTTTTCTGTAGTGTATTTCCCTATTGCCCGAGTCCCAATTCCTTTCTGTTCCTCCTACTCTGTTCTGGATATACCTCTATTGCTCTGTTTTCTAAACAGTGACTTTCTAAGTATCTGTTTTGTGAACAGAATATCATCGTTCTTCTATTTCCTCTCTTTTCAGTCTCTATTCTGCGATTCTGTCCTATTTATTGTctgttttttacattttttcctTGAATTCTGCAGTTTTATAGTGTATGTTTGTGTGCGTATTGTATTTATAATATTACTGTCATGATTCCGTCGTAAGATGGAATGCCGTTTCCCCAAAAGGCCCTAAGTAATTTTCTACCTGTCACTATGTTGTTTTCTTCATTGCTTGTGCAGTTTCTCCATTTAGTATTCTGCATAATTTGAATGGCATGGCGAGTGAGCTTGGGGATTCATAAACATTCTTAAAATAGCCACATATTATATAAAGCTTTTGCTAGTAGTTCATTTGGTTACATCTATTTCTTAAACACAAATGGGCGATGATGTAAAATAGTTGAGCTTATAAACACACATGTTTGTTTTCTGTGGGAGTATAATGTATTGTAtgattgtaccaaaaaaaaaaaaatgtattgtaTGATtaaattttagaaagaaaaaaaacacttttattCAAAACTTGAGTcgataacataaaatattttctaatggTTTTCCTGTGGGATGTATTATGAGAAACAAAGTAAAAGTGTCGCAGTGATATGTAAGGAAATTGAAACTAGGAGTGTTGATTTGGAATTTGAATAGATCTATTAGGAGTTACacattattttcttaaaaattataatatattgaatGATCCTTTATCCTAATTAGTTATAATATGATAACGTAACTGTTACTTTCGCCAGATGCTATTGATGGGACGTGAGACATGCATGCTGTACTTAAGGTGGGATATTTTGTTTTCACCCTCTGAAGACTTGTTCGAGAAATCCTAACAACCGTTTCATAATTCGTGTTCCATCATGTGTTTAGCCATACATATGTTTTCTTTAGAAAATTGTATAATCGACATATGAATGAAGCTTATAGTTTTTAGATTACACATATAAACAACTAGTTTTTCGATGTCTAAATTTTTTGTTGTACTTCAGTCTTTGGCTCTTTGCTTTATTCAGGCTTTCTACAGAAGCATGTCACTAATTGAGcctttgttttatttgttatagAGCTCGGTCTATCGGTTCCAAGGTGACTTGCTAGAAGAAAGATTGAAGAAAGCCTTTTTAGGTTTGTAATGTTGGATTTGTGGTCGTTTTGTCACATTGGTTCCCAGAAAGTGGGTATACTTGCTGTAATTCTTTCAGGATTAGAAAATGATTTATtctgttaaataaaaaatatcgtcctaattgatatatttattcATACGCATAAATTACCGGTTGCAAATCTGCATCTACTTCCATATTATACTTTCTTCATACAAAAAATGTTTGTGCCTATTAAACTGATTCCTCCAATTCTTAGAAATTCAAGAAAGGGTCtcgttaacatgtgccctaagggcacatgttaagatataccaaaatagaaattcaacatttaatgatacaagaaatttaatgcttcaaaagtcaaaatgcacaaattagcatttaataatttctatttttgcttccttaacatgtgccttaagggcacaagttaacattctccttcaAGAAATTGTGAATAAGCATAATCTTGAAGAATGGGAATCGGTTTTCAGCGAGGAAAGCGGTTAACAATGGCAAGTGCATTGTTTCTAACTAAAAATGGATTCGCGCATTCTTTCCCCAATCCCATTGTCACTCGCGCTTAATATGACCCTCAAATGGTGAACTTCACATTTGAATCAAATGGTTGTCTGGTTTATTAGGGTTAAAAAgaatttaagtttatatttgctTTAGTAAGCTCGATTAAATATTGTGAATGAAAATCAATGAGTTTGTTTCAAGCAGTGCTGAGCTGCTTGTGGTGGAGGATTGAAACATTCTTAGCAGGAACTGGTAGCTGGTGTAAAGGATTGAAGTTTTTGTCTGAATTATTGCCTATCACAAACTCATTTGGAATGGACCCTTTTATGTATAATTTTCACAGTGCAATTAGTCACCATTTAAaaagagagaaacatataagaAGCTTATGCGATCAATTTGAATTGTGAAAGATTGTACTCCGTACTTTACTTTGTCATATGAAAATTACACATGAGAGGACATTGCATTAATATCCATTGAGAGGAAAATTGGAATATCTAATTGTTGGAACTTGGGTGCATTGATTAAAGGTGGTGATAAATTTTATGCATAGCGGTAAACATACCAATATTTTTCATCTGCATGTCCTACATTTGTCAAAGCCTAGTTAGTGGCTGTTGTTCTTAGATTGCAAAGTCGGTCTTATATAAATAAAGGTCACAAGGCAATGAAGGCATTTAACTTTTCATCATCTCCCTTTATttctattttgacaaaatttctatttcgtTTAAATATGACCCCGaacataaataatttgttgAGTCAATTTTGTTGAATTAAATTGTACTAATGGATATAAATAAcattgaaacaaacaaaaattaagaaaattaatttttctattacatttttcaaaaaagtatttttttaaaaaaattacctttcaattattattagagaaaaataattaatttttttaattcttttcatttatttacgagtatttttatgaaaatttaattaatgcatattaaaattttaaaaaaagtggtATAAAAAGtaacaataaaattttataaaaggaTCTTATATATCCAGAGGTAGTATTCCACTAGAATTATTTTGAAGACATTAAATTTTACATTTGActtctaaattctaatatttTGCAGAAAAATATTTATGGGTATTAACCTTTAATCATATTTCAAAGTTGAGTTACGAATTGCCCGTTTCTCAAGTAGTCACATGGTTGAGAAGTTACTTTGTAACCAAAAGATATCTGGTTCAAAACTTGGCATTAGAAAAAGTTCAGTTACGAATTAGGTAAAGCTtgaacaataattattttttattaataatcgAATTTGAATTTTCTCGAACTATTTATTCTAGGAACTTAGAATAATATaagtataatatatttttggaacatCTGCTTATTAAATGGACAAAATAGCTTTAGTTGAATAagacaaaaaatagttaaatttaatgcaaaagtgaaaaagaaaaaacttgggtgggtggggtagctcagtt from Trifolium pratense cultivar HEN17-A07 linkage group LG5, ARS_RC_1.1, whole genome shotgun sequence encodes:
- the LOC123887099 gene encoding protein NONRESPONDING TO OXYLIPINS 2, mitochondrial → MASACTRIAQRASISSIKSAIKSNIRASSFPKPTTATTSSPLRRSFTSRIAPELGCVQSLLPLHSAVAVARMTSRLSITSRNCRSLSQELGLSVPR
- the LOC123887451 gene encoding box C/D snoRNA protein 1-like; this translates as MSTSVSETEEQVEKVPIRTIGKTLTQCGECKSNPSKYKCPGCSIQSCSLPCVKAHKLRTGCTGKRNQTQFVHISKFNDSILLSDYNLLEEVKRVSEAASRMRSKLGMSTNFRLPHHLKSLQNAARSRRTKLRFLPNGMSKREKNQSQYDYRKKTIHWTIEWRFHSTNVVLHDHRVDENTNFCSILEKHLKPGPWNHPLKEFCDDQLDCLKLFIRKYPKGPKSPFKELDMKAPIKQQLENVVILEYPVVFVFLPSHSIDFEVIKAVNPSIPKSPPNDSEIIPIPEGLSFREEVIEDDNNSDDPKVFDLMKQVESSSAHQVHTENNNSDEVLNDSLDISVFEGDVEGNLSPSSLLDRELNLFEDGTLAFDQDFMDDTFADLMRHLSSEEFLDFDSVFANNDENDIGLLAPIEEFPVPEELEEGEIQE